The following proteins are encoded in a genomic region of Vigna radiata var. radiata cultivar VC1973A unplaced genomic scaffold, Vradiata_ver6 scaffold_7, whole genome shotgun sequence:
- the LOC106753672 gene encoding beta-glucuronosyltransferase GlcAT14A, with amino-acid sequence MGLKIFMASFMVSSILFFLIFIPTRLTIRLSSLRPALNYMSVPKNSQAYPVTFAYLISASKGDVGKLKRLMRVLYHPGNYYLIHVDYGAPEAEHREVAEYVASDPVFGQVGNVWVVGKPNLVTYRGPTMLATTLHAMAILLRTCQWDWFINLSASDYPLVTQDDLIQVFSELPRRDINFIQHSSQLGWKLNKRGKPIIIDPGLYSLNKSEIWWVIKQRSLPTSFKLYTGSAWTILSRSFAEYCIVGWENLPRTLLLYYTNFVSSPEGYFQTVICNSEDYKNTTVNHDLHYITWDNPPKQHPRSLGLKDYRKMVLSSRPFARKFKRNDPVLDKIDRDVLKRYHGQFSFGGWCSQGGKHRACSAFRTENYGVLNPGPASRRLKNLLTKLLSDKFFHKQQCR; translated from the exons ATGGGGCTCAAAATCTTCATGGCTTCCTTCATGGTATCCTCAATCTtgttctttctcatcttcattccCACAAGATTGACCATACGACTCTCCAGCCTCAGGCCTGCTTTGAACTACATGAGTGTCCCAAAGAACAGCCAGGCCTATCCGGTTACTTTTGCTTACTTGATCTCTGCATCAAAAGGAGATGTTGGGAAGCTCAAAAGGTTGATGAGGGTGTTGTATCATCCAGGGAACTACTATCTGATTCATGTGGATTATGGTGCTCCAGAGGCTGAACACAGGGAAGTGGCAGAATATGTGGCTAGTGATCCTGTGTTTGGTCAAGTGGGGAATGTTTGGGTTGTGGGAAAGCCTAATTTGGTCACCTACAGAGGACCAACCATGCTTGCTACCACTCTCCATGCCATGGCAATTCTTCTTAGGACCTGCCAATGGGACTGGTTTATTAATCTTAGTGCATCTGATTACCCTTTAGTTACACAAGATG ATCTGATCCAAGTGTTTTCTGAGTTGCCAAGAAGGGATATCAATTTCATACAGCATAGCAGTCAACTGGGTTGGAAACT GAATAAGAGAGGGAAGCCAATAATAATAGATCCGGGGCTTTATAGCCTGAATAAATCAGAAATTTGGTGGGTTATTAAGCAGAGGAGTCTACCAACATCTTTTAAGCTCTATACAG GTTCAGCTTGGACAATACTATCAAGATCTTTTGCAGAATATTGCATAGTGGGGTGGGAAAATTTGCCAAGGACCCTGCTCCTCTACTACACCAACTTTGTGTCATCCCCAGAAGGATATTTCCAAACGGTTATATGCAACTCTGAAGACTACAAGAACACCACTGTCAACCATGATCTTCACTACATTACTTGGGACAACCCTCCAAAACAACATCCTAGGTCTCTGGGACTCAAGGACTACAGAAAAATGGTTCTCAGTAGCCGTCCATTTGCCAGAAAATTCAAGAGAAATGATCCAGTTCTTGATAAAATTGATAGGGATGTTCTGAAGAGATACCATGGACAATTTTCCTTTGGAGGGTGGTGCTCTCAGGGTGGAAAACACAGAGCATGCTCAGCTTTTAGAACTGAGAATTATGGTGTGCTTAACCCTGGTCCAGCTTCAAGAAGGCTGAAAAATCTCCTAACAAAACTTCTCTCTGATAAATTCTTTCACAAACAACAGTGCAGGTAA